From the bacterium genome, the window GGACGGCCCTCCGCGCGCAGCAGGGCGGCGATCGCCGCGCGCTCCGCGGCGAAGCCGGGCGCCAGGGCCTCGTGATCGATGAGCAGCTCGAGCCCCACCGGCAGGCCGGCCAGGGCCGCCGCGTGGCGGCGGTAGCGAGTCAGGGGCAGGCTGGCGAAGAGCTGTGGCACGGCGGGCCTCCTCGGTCCGCCGAGAATCGCAGGTCCGCCCCGCCGTCGCAAGGCCGGGTCCGCGCCCGCGGCGCGCGACGGGCGCGCGTCGCGGCGAGCGCGCGAGACGAGAAGGGGGAGCCCTGCGGCTCCCCCTGTCTCCCAAGGCAGCGAGCTTCCCTCCGGCTCGCGCGCGCTGCCTCGCGCGCGAGAGGAGGGATGCGAGCTATTTGAGCATGAGCATCTTCCGCGTCTGGCTCTCGCCGTCCGCAGTCAGGCGATAGTAGTAGAGGCCGCTGGAGGCCTGCCCGCCGGCAGCGGTCTCGCCGGCCCAGCTCAGCTCGTGCCGGCCTGCCTCCAGGTTCGCCGCGAGCAGGGTCTGGACGAGGCGGCCCGCCGTGTCGAAGATCTCCAGGCGCGCCTCGCCGGCGGCGGCGAGGACGAAGCCGATCTTCGTCGTCGGGTTGAAGGGATTCGGGTGGTTCTGCGCGAGGGCGATCCGCGCGCCCGCAGGCAGCTCGCCAGTGCCGTTCGGGTTCTGGTAGAGGATCTCGATGTCGGCGTCGCGACGCGGCATCAGCACGAAGTTGCCGAACTCGTAGCGCAGCGTGCCGGTGATGTTGAGGATGTCGCCCAGGCCCTCGAGGTAGTCGTAGTCGCCCATGTCGCCGACCTTCAGCCAGTTGATATCGTCCTGGGTGACGCTCCAGGCGTAGAAGTTCCACGAGCCCGCGCGCTCGACGACCGTCACGTTCGTCACGCGCACGAGCGCACCCTCGTAGGGCTCCCAGACCGCGGGATCCGCCATGTCGCCGATCGTGATGACCTCCGGCGGCGCTACGGTGTTGCCGCTCGAGACCTTCTCGAAGTAGTAGAAGGGCTGCGTGAAGGAGGTCATGTTGTAGTACTCGGTCTGGGCGTCGGCGATGATGACGATATCGCCCTCGGCCACCTGGGGCAGGAAGGCGGGTGCGTAGACCTCGAGGCCGTTGTAGGGCGAACGGCTGCCGCCCTCGCGATTGACCTCCTGCAGATAGAAGTGGTTGCCCCAGACGTCGTACTCGCTGTGAATGACGCCCTTGATCGTCAGGATCTCACCGGCCACCGCCGAGGAATCGCCGCCGGCGTCCGGGTACTGCGAGAAAGCGACGGTGTTCACGCCGCCCCAGAACTGCAGCGCCTCGGGCGCCATCGCGACGCCGTCCGTGTTCTGCACGTCGATGACGGTGAGCGTGAGCAGGATCGCGGGCGTCATCGGCGCCGCGAGCGTCAGGTGCACGAGCTCGGGATCGCCGGGATCGAGAGTCGCCGTGCTGACGGTGCCGAGGTCGAGGAAGTAGTTGGCAGGATTCTCGGCCGTGCTCTCGAGGACGGGCCGGTCGAAGCGCACGTCGAGGCTGCTCGCGCCGGTCACGGCAGCGTACTCGAGGGTCGGGGCGGGCGCAGCGCCGACGTAGACGATGTCGTACTGACCGCGGGGCGTCACCTTGAATTCACTGAAGGTGTAGTTCAGCACGCCCGTGACGGAGCTCATCTGCGTTCCCGCCGGGGGCCCGGAGACGCCGAGGCCGTCGTCGAAGCGCGTCTCGTCGTTGTCGATGAACCCGAACTCCATGCCGAACCATTCGCCGAAGCCCGGATCGACGGCCGTGCGCTGGACGTTGAGGTGCCGCACCAGCACGCACTCCCACTTCTCCGCCTCGGGGCGGTTCGCCGTCTTCGTCTGCCAGGCGCGCAGGACGATCGGCGTCGGCACCTGGCCGGTGCCGACCTTCGTGTAGCTGCCCTGGCCGCCGTGAGGCACGGAGAGGTTCAGCTCGGCGAGCCCGGTGCCGGGGGCGCCGCTGGGGAAGTAGTCGTCGTACATGCCCGTGACGTCGACGACGTCGCCGATGATCACGGTCGGCACGTTCACGGTGCCGACGAAGACATAGATGCCGCTGTTCGCCCCGCCGGCCGGCTCCTGGATGAAGAAGCCCATCCCGGAAGGGATGTCGTCGACGGCGGTGACGATCTTGCCCTGGACGGTGACCACCGTGTTGTCGGCGATCAGGTCCTGCTGGAGGTCGTAGATCGACACGACGGGCTGTGCCCAGGCGGCCGCGGCCAAGCTCAGCATGGCGACGGCCATCAGCATGCGGATGATCCTGCTCTTCATTTGCGCCCCCCTAGGCTAGCGATGTTTCTGCGCTGCTGAACGCTGCATGGGCCTCGCGGCCCCGGCGCCCTACTCAGGCAGGACGCCGAACTCCTGCAAGAAGCCTGTGACCTGAGCGAGCACGTTGTCGTTGCCCGAACTCAGACAGATCGGGTAGGTCAGCAGCACGAGCTGACCCCCGGACTCGAAATGGCGCCGGACGCCGACCGCCCCCGCGAAGAGGCTCGGGGGGTAGGTCTGATCCCCCGTCACCCGGTACAGCTCCTCGATGATGCCTGTCGAGAGCGCCTCCGGGTTGAGCGCCATGCGGTCGATCCCCTTGAGTTGCACGCCCTGCGGCAGCCCGAGGGCTTCCGTGCCGGCGGCCGGGAAGCCCTGGAACTGCTTGGGGCCGAAGACCCAGAAGTTCGAGGTCATCACCCCGCCGGTGTTCGTGGCGTGCGCCTGCAAACTGTCCGCCCGCAGCACCGACCGCTCGAAGTCCACGCTGAAGCTGCCACCCGAGTAGGCGCCACGGCTGGCGCCCACCAAGTTGTAGCCCTCCAGCAGCACCTTGCCCCCCGCCTCGAGATACACTCGGAGCCCGGCTTCGGCCGCCGTCAGCGTCGGGCTGGGCTGGTTCGTGAAGGCGAGCGGGGCGCCGTCGGTGCCATTATACCACACGACGGCCTCGAAGAGGGAGAAGATGGCGGGCAGGTTCTCGGGGGCTCCGATCGGGCCGCTGGTCCCGATGTCGTGGAGCAGCACCTCGTTGGGATTGCCGAAGAGCTCCGTGAACCGAACGCGCCAGAAGGGGTCGATGATCGCCGTGTTCGGGCCGCTGGCGAGGGTGGCTCCGTCCAGCAGCAGCACGCGCGCTTGCCGGATGTCCCGCACGAAGGTCGTCGCACTGAGCACGTTGCTCTCGGCGCCCCCCAGATCCCGGGCCTGGAGATGGAACTGGCGCTCGATCCCCACGCCCTGGCCGAAGTCCGCGGGGACGAGATTGACCAGGGTGTCCGTCGGGGCGAGCAGGATCGCCGCGTCCGGGTCCTCGAACCAGAAGCGCACGGACTCGATGTAGGCGAGGGCCTCCTCGGGATCGGCCGCCGCGTTGTCCGGATCCCCGACCTTGAAGCGGATCGACAGGACGGGCAGGATGCTGGCCGGCAGGGCGAGCACGCTCGTCGTGTCGCCGGCGCTGGTCACCGCCCAGAGGCGGGGTGCGCGGTTGAAGACCGGCAGCAGCACCTCGGCCGGCAGCGGGTCGGCCAGGCCCTTCTCGTCGACGGCGCGCACGCGGAAGCGGTGGACCAGCGTGTCGGCGCCCGCAGTCGGCACCGGCAGGAAGAAGGTGTCCCGCGTCGCCGTGATGAAGGGCGCGCTGGTGCCCAGCCAGCTCGTGTCGGCGTCGCCGATCGCCGGATCGTAGCGCCACTGGTACTCGTAGCGGACGACCTCGCCGTCCACGTCCTCGCCGTGCCAGCTCAGGATCTGCCGGTAGTGCGTCGGCGCGAGGTCGCCGCCCTCGACTGCGAGGCGCGTCTCGGGCGGCTGGTTGGGGCGGATGGCGCCCTCGTCGCTGCAGGCCCCGAGCGCGAGCAGCCCGGCGAGGAGCAGCGGCCGGCCGAGGCGGCCGCGCCGAGGGGGATGGAGGCGGTGGCTGCTCATTTCAGGATCAGGAACTTGCCCTGCTGCGTTTCGCCGCTCACGCGGTCGGTGACGGAAAAGAGGTAGAGCCCCGTGGCGACCGGCTGCCCGCTCTCGCTGCGCAGGTCCCAGGCCGCCATCGTGCCCGAGAGCGTCGGCGCCTCGTCGCCCACGAGCAGGCCGGCCGCGTTCCCCCCCCGGTAGCGGTCGCGGTCGAAGTCGATCTCGGCGACGCGGTCGCCGGCCAGCGTGAAGACCTTGATCAGGGCGCGCGCCGGCAGGCCCGCGAACCAGACGTAGCGGCCGGTGGCGCGATTGGCGTCCCAGACGGCGCTGCCGCGGTAGGGGTTGGGGAAGACCGTGACCCCGCGCCCCGCCGCCTGGGCCGGGCTGCGGCCCGGCACGATGTGCAGCACGTTCTGCCCGACGCCGCTCTCGAGGCTGGGCGTCTCCGGGTTGCCCATGTCGTAGCTGGTGACGGCGACCCAGTAGTGGTGGCCGTCCTTCACCTGCATCAACGTGACGCCGTACTTGACGACGACGGTGTCCGCGCCGCTGACGATGGTCTCCCACTCCGACTCGGGCAGGAGGACGCTCGCCAGCCCCGTGTTGTAGCCCACCGAGTCGGGCTCCGTGACGAGAAAGGGCTCGCGGGCGCCGAAGTGGAAGTCGTACTGGCCCGGCCAGAGGGCGTCGAGGGCGGCCTGCCCGTTCTCCTCGTCGAGCGGGTCCGGAGCGACCTGCGCCGCCAGCCAGGACTCGGTGAAGTAGCTCTCGAAGAGCGGGTTCTTGGCCGGGATGTCGGCCAGATCGACCTGCGCGAACAGGTCGAAGTCCGCGCTCTCCGGCCCGCGGCCGACGTAGACGCGGTAGCCCTCGAAGTCGTAGTCGCGCGTGACGGCGTCGACGCTGCGCTCCGGTCCGTCGGCCCAGCGGACCTGGATGCGGCCGGAGTCGGTCGTCACGCGCAGGCGCGGCGAGAAGGGCGGCGTCGGCACCGTGAAGTTGAAGCTGTAGACCTTCTGCGCGTAGAGCGCGTTCTCGACGAGGTCCGGAAAGTTGTCGCCGCCGAGGAAGGCGAAGGCGAGGATCAGGCTGTCCGGCTCCTGGCCGCCGCCGCCCGGGTAGAGGTTCCAGGGTCCCACATTGAGCAGCTCGACGGGGCTGTCCCCCGAGGTGTCGGGACTGGGGGTGATCTCCGTCCAGTCGTCGACGCCGTCCTCGCTGAGCACGGCGTACTTCTCGTCGTCGTTGTCGCGGGCGTAGCTGCCCGGTTCCCAGTCCCACCAGCGCCAGGCGACGCGGCCGACCGCCTCGGTCCAGGCGCCGCCGCCCGGCTTGTACTTGGCGCCGAGGAACTTGACGCCGGCGTGCTGGGGCGCGCGGCCTTCGTCGAAGGTCCAGTGGTGCTCCGCCATCAAGTTGTACGGATCCTCGCTCAGGTCCGCGTACTCGGGCATGGCGTCCACCCAGTAGACCTTGTGGTGGTAGAACCAGTTCGCGCTCGCCGGCGGCCAGGTGCCGAGCGGGTACTTCCCCTTCCAGCCGCTGGTCAGCTCGGTGTAGACGCCGAAGTAGGAGTTCAGCAGGGTGCGCGTGGGCACGATCGTCCACTTGATGAGGACCATCGCGTCGGCGGGCTCGTAGCTCCAGGCGTAGCTCTCCTGCGTGACGACGAGGCCGCTCGCGCTGTGCCAGTCGTCCGCGTTGCCGACTTCGGGCGTGTGCTGGTGGTCGAGCGTATCGAGGAAGGCCGTGACGAGATCCTGCTCGCTGATCGCGCGCTGGGGATCGTAGTAGGGGCTCGTCGGCAGCGTGCTGCGCTCGCGGATCCAGCCGAGAGCCTGCTCCTCCGGCGGGATGGACACCGGCACCCACTCCGTCGGCCGGGTGTAGGTGCCCCAGTAGCCGTCCTGCACGCCCGTCGTGACCAGGGTGTCGAAGTCGGTGTTGATCCCCCCCACCCAGAGGCCGCCGCGGATCAGGTGATCGACCTCGGAGCCCTTCGGGTACTCCATGGAGGATGCGCGCTCGGCGAAGTTGTTGCCGAGGAAGCCGTGGTTGGAGACGGCGAGCGCGAGGTTGCCCACGTTCTGCGTCTTGAAGACGTAGTCGAGGAGCAGGCTCTCGTCCGCGCGGGCCCAGAAGGGACCCGGCGGCGGCGGCACGATCGGCCCCG encodes:
- a CDS encoding T9SS type A sorting domain-containing protein, which codes for MKSRIIRMLMAVAMLSLAAAAWAQPVVSIYDLQQDLIADNTVVTVQGKIVTAVDDIPSGMGFFIQEPAGGANSGIYVFVGTVNVPTVIIGDVVDVTGMYDDYFPSGAPGTGLAELNLSVPHGGQGSYTKVGTGQVPTPIVLRAWQTKTANRPEAEKWECVLVRHLNVQRTAVDPGFGEWFGMEFGFIDNDETRFDDGLGVSGPPAGTQMSSVTGVLNYTFSEFKVTPRGQYDIVYVGAAPAPTLEYAAVTGASSLDVRFDRPVLESTAENPANYFLDLGTVSTATLDPGDPELVHLTLAAPMTPAILLTLTVIDVQNTDGVAMAPEALQFWGGVNTVAFSQYPDAGGDSSAVAGEILTIKGVIHSEYDVWGNHFYLQEVNREGGSRSPYNGLEVYAPAFLPQVAEGDIVIIADAQTEYYNMTSFTQPFYYFEKVSSGNTVAPPEVITIGDMADPAVWEPYEGALVRVTNVTVVERAGSWNFYAWSVTQDDINWLKVGDMGDYDYLEGLGDILNITGTLRYEFGNFVLMPRRDADIEILYQNPNGTGELPAGARIALAQNHPNPFNPTTKIGFVLAAAGEARLEIFDTAGRLVQTLLAANLEAGRHELSWAGETAAGGQASSGLYYYRLTADGESQTRKMLMLK